The sequence TACTATTTGCGGCATGGGTGGTGCCTTGATCGCCTCTATTTTAGAAGAAGGAAAACAGCTGAAAAAGTTAACCGGCAAAGAACGCTTGATTTTACAGCCTAATAAAGACGAAGCAGAGTTAAGGACCTGGTTGGTAAAGCATGGTTACCAAATGATGCACGAAGCATTATTAGAAGAAAGCGGCAAACTATATGAAATTATGGTTGCTGAAAAAGCTAACTTTCTTCCAGTCGTTGCGACCGAAGCTGATATTGCCTTTGGCTTTCACTTAAGGAAAGAAAAATCGCCGCTCTTTATTAAAAAATGGCAAAATGAATTAGCAAAAAATACACAAATTTTAGCTGATTTATCTAAGTCAGCTACTGAACAATCAGCAAAAATGAACTGCTTTAAAGCTAGAATCGATAACATTGAGGAGCTGTTAAGATGATAACGATTTACGGAAATGACTTGATCAATAAATTCGAAACATTTGCACCAAAGCACTTAGCAGAAGAGGGAGATCCAATCGGGTTAGCCATTGGGACGTTAGCTAAACCCATCAAAAAAGTGATGGTTACGTTAGACGTTCGCCCAGAAGTCGTGCAAGAAGCCATTGAACAACAAGTGGATTTGATTTTTTCTCATCATCCGCCGCTGTTTCGTCCTGCTAAAAACTTGGTAACCGATCAGCCTCAAAATAAAATGTATGCTGAGTTATTAAAGAACGACATAGCCGTATATTCAGCTCACACGAACTTAGATGTAGCAACAAATGGAATGAATGCCTGGTTAGCGAAAGCGATTGGTTTGAACAATACCGAAATCATGTCCGTCACCAAACGCGAAAGTTACAAAAATTTAGTTGTGTTTGTGCCAGTGGAAAATCAAGAACAAGTACTAACTGCTTTAACAAAAGCAGGCGCAGGAAAAATAGGACCAAATTACCAAGATTGTTCTTATACGGTCGAAGGTACTGGACGTTTCACACCGGTAAATCAAGCCGATCCAACGATTGGACAATTGGGTCAAGCTGAAAAAGTTCATGAAGCACGAATCGAAGTAGTCTTTCCCAAAAGACTAACTGCAAAGATCGAACAGGCTTTGTTTGCATCTCATCCTTACGAAGAACCTGCATACGATATTTATACAATTGAGAACTATGTTGATGAATATGGTTTAGGACGAGTAGGGAACTTAGCGGAACCTCTTTCAGTTTCAGATTTTGCTGAAAAGATAAAAAGTGTTTTTGGCGTTACAGGGTTGCGCTATGTGACCGATGACGCGTCTCAATTCATTCACCGCGTAGCGATTTGCGGCGGAGATGGCGGAAAATTTTATCCTGCTGCTATCAAAAAAGGAGCTCAAGTATATATTACTGGAGATGTTTACTACCATACTGCTCATGACATGTTAGCAGAAGGGTTGTCTGTCATTGACCCAGGGCACCATATTGAGAGTGTTTGCAAAGCAGAGCTGCAACAGCTCTTTACTAAATGGAGCCAAGAAATGGATTGGGATTTAGAAATTATCCAATCTAATCTGAATACCGATCCTTATCAATTCATTTAATCACAATTTTGGTGTTTTTATGATAACGGATCGTACCCATTCGTTTATTTTTATTATGGAAAGGAAGTCTGTCAAATGTATAAAAATTTAATTCCGCGATTTGTTCGCTATGTTCAAACAGAAACACGTTCTAATGAAAATAGTACAACCATTCCATCAACCCAGTCACAAGTAGAGTTTGCCAAAACACTGATGGCTGAATTAAAAGAATTGGGTTTAAAAGAAGTTGCTTATAATACGGACAATGGATATGTGACAGCAACGTTGCCAAGCAATACGGCTAAAACAGTACCGACAATAGGATTCATCGCCCATATGGATACCGCTGATTTTAATGCTGAAAACGTGAATCCACAATTCCACGAAAATTATACCGGCGAAACACTTGTTTTGAATAAAGAACAAAATGTAATCTTATCTCCAGAAGATTTTCCGAATTTAAAAAACTATATCGGTCAAACATTGATCACAACAGACGGAACAACGTTACTAGGCGCAGATGATAAAGCTGGAATTGCTGAAATCATGACTGCTATGGAAATTTTACTTACAGACGATTCAATTGAACACGGCGATATTCGTGTAGCTTTTGGCCCAGATGAAGAAATTGGAATTGGAGCTGATCGTTTTGATGTGGCAGGTTTTAATGCCGATTTCGCTTATACAATGGACGGCGGTCCTGTAGGCGAATTAGAATACGAAAGTTTCAATGCGGCTTCAGCGATCGTCACTATCCAAGGGAAAAATGTGCACCCCGGTACAGCTAAGGATACGATGATCAATGCATTAAAATTAGCGCTAGCTTTTGATGCAGCACTGCCGCAAAATGAAGTTCCTGAAAAGACAGCAGGCAGAGAAGGTTTTTATCATTTATTAGGCTTGACCGGAGAAGTTGAAGAAGCTCGTATGGAATACATCATCCGTGATCATGACCGTACTAAATTTGAAGAACGTAAAGCAGTCATTTTAAGTGTTGCTGAAAAACTAAATAAAGCTTACAATGCTGAGCGAGTTACTGTTGACTTGAATGATTCTTATTACAATATGGGTGAAATTATCGAAAAAGATATGACTGTAGTAGACCTTGCTGAACAAGCAATGAAAAATCTAGGTATTGAACCGATCATTGAAGCCATTCGTGGCGGAACAGACGGATCAAAAATATCTTTCATGGGATTGCCAACACCGAACATTTTTGCAGGCGGTGAAAATTTCCATGGCCGCTATGAATTTGTAGCAGTGGAAAGTATGCAGAAAGCAACAGACGTCATTGTAGAAATCGCACATTTAAATGCTGCAAACCATGCTTGACCCTTTTTATGGGATCGGTTATGCTGTTATCCTAAATAGTTGGCTGTTTCTTTTAATGGGGTGGGATAAAAGAAAAGCCCAAAAACACCAATGGCGGATTCCTGAGAAACGCTTGTTACTGCTAGGACTATTTGGCGGAGGACTAGGCGGTTTGTTAGGGATGCAGCTCTTCAGACACAAAACCCGAGAACCTAAATTTAAAATAATTTATAGTTTGGGCTGTTTTTTGATGATTTTCGTTTTGATTTATTTTTTCTGAACGTTATCTTAAGAATGAAACGGACACATAAAATGTGTTCGTTTTATTTTTTATTCTGTCTTTAAATTAATGAGATCGAGACTAAGAGACAGATAATTTAAAAGAAAGCGTCCTTTCTTTTTTCTTGTGTTAAAATAAGAGCATAGAATAGTTAAAGAAGAGGTGAATCACCAATGGGATTACAATTTATATTAGGTCGCGCCAATCGTGATAAACGGGGTATCATGTTAGATGAGATTGCTGAAACATTGGCCACAAATAAACACGCCAATATATTCTATTTGGTACCCGATCATATTAAATTTGAAGCTGAAATGACGGTCTTAGAAAATTTAGGGAAAATGCCGCCTTTTGATAAAAAGCCCCTAATGGGTATGATGCATTTACAAGTTTTTAGTTTTAGTCGATTGGCTTGGTTTTGGCTGCAAGATACCGATACATTTGTTAAACCTCAATTGACCGCTTCAGGGTTATCGATGTTAGTGAGGAAATTGTTGATCCAATACGAGGAAGAGTTGACCATATACCGAGGGGAAGTCCGTAAAACAGGATTTGTTCAGCAAATGACAGCTCTCTTTATGGAGCTGAGGACTGGTCGTATTACACAAGATGACTTAGCTCATTTATTGATGAATTTAGGTTCAACACCCAAAGAGTCGGATTTTCGTTTAAAACTACAGGATATCTCACTACTTTATCAAGCCTTCGATGCTGCTCTAGTCGGAAAATACATTGAAACTGAAGATATCTTGACCGCATTGACCCAAAAACTGGAAGAATTGGATCTATCTGAAACCACGGTTTATATTGAAAGCTTTTTTCGGTTTACAGCTCAAGAACAAGCTCTTATCTTAGCTTTGATGAAAAAAGCCAAGCAGGTGACCGTTGCTTTGACGCTTGACAAAGGTTACCCTACTGAAAAACCAGAGCTGCATGAATTATTTCAAGCAGCCGGAGAAACGTATTATCATTTGTATCAAGCAGCTCGTTCTGAAAATATTCCAGTCGCTCCTGATCGAATAATCCGCCAGCTGAACGCATCTTATTGTGAAGAGTTGAATCAATTAGAAGACTTTTG is a genomic window of Carnobacterium sp. CP1 containing:
- a CDS encoding tRNA (adenine(22)-N(1))-methyltransferase, translated to MDTKKLSLRLEKAASYVQPGARLADIGSDHAYLPCALAAAGRIESAIAGEIIEGPFQIATKQVERLGLQKMVTVRLGDGLTIIDPESDQLTAITICGMGGALIASILEEGKQLKKLTGKERLILQPNKDEAELRTWLVKHGYQMMHEALLEESGKLYEIMVAEKANFLPVVATEADIAFGFHLRKEKSPLFIKKWQNELAKNTQILADLSKSATEQSAKMNCFKARIDNIEELLR
- a CDS encoding DUF1294 domain-containing protein encodes the protein MGWDKRKAQKHQWRIPEKRLLLLGLFGGGLGGLLGMQLFRHKTREPKFKIIYSLGCFLMIFVLIYFF
- the pepT gene encoding peptidase T, encoding MYKNLIPRFVRYVQTETRSNENSTTIPSTQSQVEFAKTLMAELKELGLKEVAYNTDNGYVTATLPSNTAKTVPTIGFIAHMDTADFNAENVNPQFHENYTGETLVLNKEQNVILSPEDFPNLKNYIGQTLITTDGTTLLGADDKAGIAEIMTAMEILLTDDSIEHGDIRVAFGPDEEIGIGADRFDVAGFNADFAYTMDGGPVGELEYESFNAASAIVTIQGKNVHPGTAKDTMINALKLALAFDAALPQNEVPEKTAGREGFYHLLGLTGEVEEARMEYIIRDHDRTKFEERKAVILSVAEKLNKAYNAERVTVDLNDSYYNMGEIIEKDMTVVDLAEQAMKNLGIEPIIEAIRGGTDGSKISFMGLPTPNIFAGGENFHGRYEFVAVESMQKATDVIVEIAHLNAANHA
- a CDS encoding Nif3-like dinuclear metal center hexameric protein — protein: MTIYGNDLINKFETFAPKHLAEEGDPIGLAIGTLAKPIKKVMVTLDVRPEVVQEAIEQQVDLIFSHHPPLFRPAKNLVTDQPQNKMYAELLKNDIAVYSAHTNLDVATNGMNAWLAKAIGLNNTEIMSVTKRESYKNLVVFVPVENQEQVLTALTKAGAGKIGPNYQDCSYTVEGTGRFTPVNQADPTIGQLGQAEKVHEARIEVVFPKRLTAKIEQALFASHPYEEPAYDIYTIENYVDEYGLGRVGNLAEPLSVSDFAEKIKSVFGVTGLRYVTDDASQFIHRVAICGGDGGKFYPAAIKKGAQVYITGDVYYHTAHDMLAEGLSVIDPGHHIESVCKAELQQLFTKWSQEMDWDLEIIQSNLNTDPYQFI